One part of the Caproiciproducens sp. CPB-2 genome encodes these proteins:
- a CDS encoding four-carbon acid sugar kinase family protein: MIIIIADDLTGANDTGVQFQKNGFSTMVQTEYSDVQAESLQWCNRYDALSINVNSRQLPPQEAYSRVYNLARQISGIPTEYVYKKIDSLLRGNPAVELDAVMDALGAGTALVVPSFPENGRQLVNGIMVTPDDRINVEQIFREGSKRSTFKLSLEEIRKGPENLKQLMERKRKEGFQIFIADATSDAELETIKNAAKPIDGKMIFCGSAGFAKQLSNEKRFQKELVTSEKSEDAVLVVAGSRRKETAVQLQQISEAFLAPIVRIDVSKVENGGRSYSEEITRCTDKILQMAEEGHRLILLAVSSLFSATQEKPKPENKDPEAVNIAAALGETVEKIYRKIRLRAVVSTGGDTSLQICKAFRSKGIELCDEIAAGIPVGRMAGGEADGMMIITKSGGFGNGDALIQVVNYLDDNRHENERRLYGG, from the coding sequence ATGATTATCATTATTGCGGATGATTTAACCGGCGCCAATGATACCGGCGTACAGTTTCAGAAAAACGGATTTTCCACAATGGTTCAAACGGAATACAGCGATGTGCAGGCCGAATCCCTGCAATGGTGCAATCGCTATGATGCCCTTTCCATTAATGTAAACAGCCGGCAGCTGCCTCCACAGGAAGCATACAGCCGTGTTTACAATCTTGCCAGACAGATCAGCGGTATCCCCACGGAATACGTCTATAAAAAAATCGATTCCCTGCTTCGGGGAAACCCCGCGGTGGAACTGGACGCGGTGATGGACGCGCTGGGGGCCGGAACGGCGCTCGTTGTGCCGAGCTTTCCTGAAAACGGCAGGCAGCTTGTCAACGGAATTATGGTAACGCCGGATGATCGGATCAATGTGGAACAGATTTTCAGGGAAGGCTCGAAACGCTCCACTTTTAAGCTGTCTTTGGAGGAAATCAGGAAAGGCCCGGAAAACTTAAAACAGCTGATGGAACGGAAACGGAAGGAAGGCTTTCAAATTTTCATTGCGGACGCTACTTCCGATGCGGAATTGGAAACGATCAAAAACGCTGCCAAACCGATCGACGGAAAAATGATTTTTTGTGGAAGCGCCGGCTTTGCAAAACAGCTCAGCAACGAAAAAAGATTCCAGAAAGAACTTGTTACAAGTGAAAAATCCGAAGACGCGGTCCTTGTAGTCGCCGGTTCCAGAAGGAAAGAAACAGCCGTTCAGCTTCAGCAGATTTCGGAAGCTTTTTTGGCACCGATCGTCAGAATTGATGTCTCCAAGGTCGAAAACGGCGGCCGGTCATACAGCGAGGAAATTACAAGATGCACGGATAAAATTCTTCAGATGGCAGAAGAGGGGCATAGACTGATTCTTCTGGCGGTGAGCAGCTTGTTTTCCGCGACACAGGAAAAGCCAAAACCGGAGAACAAAGACCCTGAGGCGGTGAATATCGCCGCGGCGCTGGGGGAAACGGTGGAAAAAATATACCGAAAAATCCGACTTCGCGCCGTGGTGTCAACCGGGGGAGATACCTCCTTGCAGATATGCAAGGCGTTTCGTTCAAAAGGGATTGAGCTGTGCGATGAGATTGCGGCGGGAATTCCGGTTGGACGGATGGCAGGAGGAGAAGCCGACGGAATGATGATTATCACGAAATCCGGCGGGTTTGGCAACGGAGAT